In one Mus caroli chromosome 14, CAROLI_EIJ_v1.1, whole genome shotgun sequence genomic region, the following are encoded:
- the LOC110309467 gene encoding olfactory receptor 4K15-like, producing MNERNYSRVTEFVLLGLSSSKELQPFLFLIFSLLYLAILLGNFLIILTVTSDSRLHSPMYFLLANLSFIDMCVASFATPKMLADFLVERKTISFEACLAQIFCXHXFXGGEMVLLVSMAYDRYVAICKPLHYMTIMSRRVCITLVIIPWFVGFIHTMSQLAFTVNLPFCGPNQVDSFFCDLPLVTKLACTDTYFVSLLIVADSGVLTLSTFVFLVISYTVILITVRNRSSASMAKARSTLTAHITVVVLFFGPCIFIYAWPFNGYSVDKVLAVFYTIFTPILNPLIYTLRNKEVKAAMSKLRGRYMKPGQVSELIRNVLFM from the coding sequence ATGAATGAAAGAAATTACTCTCGTGTGACAGAGTTTGTGCTGTTGGGTCTGTCTAGTTCAAAGGAGCTCCAGCCTTTCCTGTTTCTCATATTTTCACTGCTGTACCTAGCAATACTGCTGGGCAACTTCCTCATCATTCTCACAGTGACTTCAGACTCACGACTTCATAGCCCCATGTACTTCCTGCTTGCAAACCTATCTTTTATAGATATGTGTGTAGCCTCTTTTGCTACCCCCAAAATGCTTGCTGACTTTCTGGTTGAACGAAAAACTATATCTTTTGAAGCCTGCTTGGCTCAGATTTTCTGTNTCCATCNATTTGNTGGTGGTGAAATGGTACTTCTTGTATccatggcctatgatcgctatgttgCAATATGCAAGCCCCTCCACTACATGACAATCATGAGTCGCCGTGTGTGTATCACTCTGGTCATCATCCCCTGGTTTGTGGGTTTCATCCATACAATGAGCCAATTGGCATTCACTGTTAACTTGCCATTTTGTGGTCCTAACCAGGTGGACAGTTTTTTCTGTGATCTCCCACTGGTGACCAAGCTAGCTTGCACAGACACTTATTTTGTCAGCTTACTAATAGTTGCAGACAGTGGTGTTCTCACCCTGAGTACATTTGTCTTCTTGGTCATCTCCTACACTGTGATTCTCATTACTGTTAGGAATCGTTCCTCTGCTAGCATGGCCAAGGCCCGATCCACCCTAACTGCTCACATCACTGTAGTTGTACTATTCTTTGGaccatgcatttttatttatgcatggcCCTTTAATGGCTATTCAGTTGACAAAGTCCTTGCTGTGTTCTACACTATCTTCACACCTATTTTAAACCCACTTATCTATACTCTGAGAAACAAAGAGGTGAAAGCAGCTATGTCAAAGCTGAGGGGTCGCTATATGAAGCCTGGACAAGTTTCTGAATTAAtaagaaatgttctttttatgtaa